A genomic segment from Dietzia psychralcaliphila encodes:
- a CDS encoding AMP-binding protein, with the protein MTPRPDTLAAALTTATSFVVNAVEVLRFGGLQTDEEPSPFEIATRRPMYRLRRYYGPVAGGAGHRPAGVDVDEVDVDAVDVDEGPRPPIVLVPPMMISADIWDVSPSTSAVAALHEAGMDPWVIDFGSPDLEDGGLERTLTDHVVAVSEVIDLVTAATGRSVHLGGYSQGGMFCYQAAAYRRSRDLESIVTFGSPVDWRGSAPLGVPEDVIVNVARFVAGYVFSDRSLPGWLASTGFRLLDPIKTARSQVGFLRQLHDREALIGHERQRRFLGGEGFVAWSGPAIVDMMQQVIIQNRMMVGGFVVGDHVVSLADITCPVLAVLGEVDEIGVPAGVRKIAAVAPSAEVYEFPVRAGHFGLVVGSTASSQTWPAVTDWIGWIEGTGERPEGIAEVGPDSAGDPTPTTAVMLAAEGANQVAGIGVGMVRGAGHLAVGALQTTRALGYEALHAAPRLMRLGQIQTGTRISFAKIMAERARTQPGDACFLFADRVHTYSAVDARITNVVRGLIEVGVRQGDHIGVLMETRPSALVAIAALSRLGAVAVLLPPSPDLSELLLLSSVSEVVVDPEHAAGVTDAGARALVLGGGADRDLPGDLGEGVVDLERIDPDAVELPRWYRPDPGRAGDLAFVVFTRTTGSWQTKLVTNHRWALSAFGTASAARLTAASTVYCLSPLHHPSGLLTAVGGAVVGGSRIALSRGFDPATFDEEIRRYGVTVVSYTWAMMRELVRQPVHPRDTLPTITLFMGSGMPRGVWRRVLDRYPGTRVLEFYAGTEVDVVLANLSTSKQGARGRPLPGTAEVRLVEVDPDSGSIITGPGGYAVPSEVGAPGLLLARPRLRVDASIRRLRGVFRRGDTWVSTDDVFERDRDGDFWLLGPASTVVRTSHGPVFPIQVADALGDLPEVDIAVVYGVPAATGPVAVAAVSKWGSTAITAADVGGALVSVPSAGRPDIVHVVDTIPVTNWYRPDATALAARGLPKAGPRTWIRDPASGEYVRLTKAVRDGLVPSTVTDGGR; encoded by the coding sequence ATGACCCCTCGCCCCGACACCCTCGCCGCCGCGCTCACCACCGCCACGTCATTCGTCGTCAACGCGGTCGAAGTCTTGCGTTTCGGCGGCCTACAGACCGACGAGGAGCCCTCGCCGTTCGAGATCGCCACCCGTCGCCCGATGTATCGACTGCGTCGCTACTACGGACCGGTGGCGGGGGGCGCCGGCCACAGACCCGCCGGCGTTGACGTGGACGAGGTTGATGTGGACGCGGTCGATGTGGACGAAGGGCCGCGCCCGCCGATCGTGCTCGTGCCGCCCATGATGATCTCTGCGGACATCTGGGACGTCTCCCCGTCGACGAGCGCAGTGGCCGCACTGCACGAGGCCGGCATGGATCCGTGGGTGATCGACTTCGGGTCCCCGGACCTCGAGGACGGTGGACTCGAACGCACCCTCACCGACCACGTCGTCGCGGTGAGCGAAGTCATCGACCTCGTCACCGCAGCCACAGGTCGTTCAGTGCATCTCGGCGGGTACAGCCAGGGCGGCATGTTCTGCTACCAGGCCGCGGCATACCGGCGCTCGCGCGACCTCGAGAGCATCGTGACCTTCGGGTCCCCCGTCGACTGGCGCGGTAGTGCCCCGCTCGGCGTACCCGAGGACGTGATCGTGAACGTCGCCCGCTTCGTCGCCGGCTACGTCTTCAGCGACCGCTCACTCCCCGGGTGGTTGGCCTCGACCGGGTTCCGCCTGCTCGACCCCATCAAGACCGCCCGATCGCAGGTGGGTTTCCTGCGCCAACTGCACGACCGCGAGGCGCTGATCGGACACGAGCGGCAGCGCCGCTTTCTCGGCGGTGAGGGGTTCGTCGCCTGGTCCGGACCGGCGATCGTCGACATGATGCAGCAGGTGATCATTCAGAATCGAATGATGGTCGGCGGCTTCGTCGTCGGAGATCACGTCGTCTCACTGGCCGATATCACCTGTCCCGTCCTCGCCGTGCTCGGGGAGGTCGACGAGATCGGCGTGCCGGCGGGCGTCCGCAAGATCGCGGCCGTCGCCCCCTCCGCCGAGGTCTACGAGTTCCCGGTCCGCGCCGGGCACTTCGGACTCGTCGTCGGCTCGACCGCGTCCTCGCAGACGTGGCCCGCCGTCACCGACTGGATCGGGTGGATCGAGGGCACCGGAGAACGTCCCGAGGGCATCGCCGAAGTCGGCCCCGACTCCGCTGGCGACCCGACCCCGACCACGGCGGTGATGCTCGCGGCGGAAGGGGCGAACCAGGTCGCCGGGATCGGAGTCGGCATGGTGCGCGGTGCCGGTCACCTCGCGGTGGGCGCACTGCAGACGACGCGGGCCCTGGGATACGAGGCGCTGCACGCCGCGCCGCGCCTGATGCGGCTGGGGCAGATCCAGACCGGAACACGCATCTCGTTCGCCAAGATCATGGCCGAGCGTGCGCGGACGCAGCCTGGTGACGCGTGCTTCCTGTTCGCCGACCGCGTCCATACGTACTCGGCCGTCGACGCCCGGATCACGAACGTGGTGAGGGGGCTCATCGAGGTCGGAGTGCGCCAGGGCGACCACATCGGCGTACTCATGGAGACCCGGCCCTCGGCGCTGGTCGCGATCGCCGCGCTGTCGCGTCTCGGCGCCGTGGCCGTGCTGCTGCCTCCGTCCCCGGATCTGTCCGAGCTGCTGCTGCTCAGCTCTGTGTCCGAGGTCGTCGTCGACCCGGAGCACGCCGCCGGGGTCACCGACGCCGGGGCGCGGGCGCTCGTCCTCGGCGGCGGCGCGGACCGCGACCTTCCCGGAGACCTCGGCGAGGGGGTCGTCGACCTGGAGCGCATCGACCCCGATGCGGTCGAGCTACCCCGCTGGTACCGACCGGACCCCGGCCGCGCCGGCGACCTCGCCTTTGTCGTCTTCACTCGCACCACGGGCTCCTGGCAGACCAAGCTCGTAACCAACCACCGGTGGGCGCTCTCCGCGTTCGGCACCGCCAGCGCCGCGCGCCTGACCGCCGCGTCGACCGTCTACTGCCTCAGTCCACTCCATCACCCGTCCGGTCTGCTCACCGCCGTCGGCGGGGCCGTGGTCGGTGGGTCCCGGATCGCGCTGTCACGCGGTTTCGACCCGGCGACCTTCGACGAGGAGATCCGCCGCTACGGGGTGACGGTCGTGTCCTACACGTGGGCGATGATGCGCGAGCTGGTCCGCCAGCCGGTGCATCCGCGCGACACCCTCCCGACGATCACCCTCTTCATGGGATCGGGCATGCCCCGCGGGGTGTGGCGACGGGTCCTGGACCGCTACCCGGGGACCCGGGTCCTCGAGTTCTACGCCGGCACCGAGGTCGATGTCGTTCTCGCCAATCTCTCGACATCCAAGCAAGGTGCTCGCGGCCGTCCGCTGCCGGGCACCGCCGAGGTGCGGCTCGTCGAGGTCGACCCCGACTCCGGCTCGATCATCACCGGCCCCGGTGGTTACGCCGTGCCGAGCGAGGTCGGCGCCCCCGGGCTGCTTCTCGCCCGGCCCCGCCTCCGGGTAGACGCCTCCATTCGCCGACTGCGCGGGGTGTTCCGGCGGGGCGACACGTGGGTGTCCACCGACGACGTGTTCGAGCGTGACCGGGACGGCGACTTCTGGCTGCTCGGCCCGGCGAGCACGGTGGTCCGCACGTCGCACGGTCCGGTGTTCCCGATCCAGGTCGCCGACGCGCTCGGGGATCTGCCCGAGGTCGATATCGCCGTGGTGTACGGCGTGCCCGCCGCCACGGGTCCGGTCGCCGTCGCCGCGGTGAGCAAATGGGGCTCCACGGCGATCACCGCGGCCGACGTCGGTGGCGCACTCGTCTCGGTCCCCTCCGCCGGACGACCGGACATCGTCCACGTTGTCGACACCATCCCGGTGACGAACTGGTACCGGCCGGACGCCACTGCACTTGCAGCCCGGGGCCTACCGAAGGCCGGCCCGCGAACCTGGATCCGTGATCCCGCTTCAGGCGAGTACGTACGGCTGACCAAAGCTGTGCGGGACGGGTTGGTCCCGTCGACCGTCACCGACGGCGGACGGTGA
- a CDS encoding cytochrome P450 — translation MTNRLAPAASGGHPNSDDRETLLPPGPPLPRSLQGLGFGIARRRVLQRLQARYGNAVTVHLPIYGRAVMISDPALARELFTAPQQSLTNVDPNLGRVLGEQSMFALEGTDHRRRRKLLTPPLHGRRIKGYEAVVEEEARRELDSWNVGRPFASMPSMTRITLDIIIRTVFGARDDELVTLRRVIPPMVEAGSAVVITPELPVRLGAVVVGSLGPRGRFARYKKVYDDAINSLIARGRRDDRLEERDDILAMMLQSTYDDGSAMTDEEIRDELTALLVAGHETTATTLAWALERLSRNPAVLDELVAEVDAGGTDYRHATILEVQRSRPVIDLAGRNVQAPHLDLGPWRIPRGYNVMVAISLLHDDSVHFADPERFDPTRFLDTTPPPAWLPFGGGTRRCIGAAFATMEMDVVLRTLLSMYEIVPTAERDEKWHSRGVAFAPHRGGRITVRRR, via the coding sequence ATGACGAACAGGTTGGCTCCCGCCGCGTCCGGAGGACATCCGAACAGCGACGACCGCGAAACCTTGCTCCCGCCCGGACCCCCGCTGCCCAGGTCGCTCCAAGGCCTGGGCTTCGGTATCGCCCGGCGCAGAGTGCTCCAGCGACTGCAGGCCCGATATGGCAACGCCGTCACCGTGCACCTGCCCATCTACGGGCGCGCGGTGATGATCTCCGACCCCGCGCTGGCCAGAGAGCTGTTCACCGCCCCGCAGCAGTCGCTGACCAACGTCGACCCCAATCTGGGTCGGGTCCTGGGGGAGCAGTCGATGTTCGCGCTCGAGGGCACCGACCACCGACGGCGCCGCAAGCTGCTCACCCCACCTCTGCACGGCAGGCGCATCAAGGGCTACGAGGCGGTCGTGGAGGAGGAGGCCCGGCGCGAACTCGACTCGTGGAACGTCGGCCGACCGTTCGCCTCCATGCCGTCGATGACCCGCATCACGCTGGACATCATCATCCGGACGGTGTTCGGCGCCCGGGACGACGAGCTCGTCACGCTGCGTCGCGTCATCCCGCCCATGGTGGAGGCCGGCTCGGCGGTGGTCATCACCCCGGAACTGCCGGTGCGCCTGGGGGCGGTGGTCGTGGGGTCGTTGGGCCCGCGCGGTCGGTTCGCCCGCTACAAGAAGGTCTACGACGACGCGATCAACTCCCTCATCGCCCGGGGCCGCCGCGACGACCGGCTCGAGGAGCGCGACGACATCCTGGCGATGATGCTGCAGAGCACCTACGACGACGGCTCGGCCATGACGGACGAGGAGATCCGCGACGAGCTCACCGCACTGCTCGTGGCAGGACACGAGACCACCGCGACGACGCTCGCCTGGGCCCTGGAGCGGCTCAGCCGGAACCCCGCAGTGCTGGACGAGCTGGTCGCCGAGGTCGACGCCGGGGGGACCGACTACAGGCACGCGACGATCCTGGAGGTGCAGCGCAGCCGGCCGGTCATCGACCTCGCCGGACGCAACGTGCAGGCGCCGCACCTCGACCTGGGGCCGTGGCGCATCCCGCGCGGGTACAACGTGATGGTCGCTATCTCGCTGCTGCACGACGACAGCGTGCACTTTGCCGACCCCGAGCGCTTCGACCCGACCCGCTTCCTCGACACCACGCCACCGCCGGCCTGGCTGCCGTTCGGCGGCGGGACCCGGCGATGCATCGGTGCGGCGTTCGCGACGATGGAGATGGACGTCGTGCTGCGCACCCTGCTGAGCATGTACGAGATCGTCCCGACGGCCGAGCGGGACGAGAAGTGGCACTCCCGCGGCGTCGCGTTTGCGCCTCACCGAGGAGGGCGGATCACCGTCCGCCGTCGGTGA
- a CDS encoding methyltransferase yields the protein MTTVTWNESGTQRIGFWRSENAAPAPSGIVVITDDISADKALRIAQRGSSLLWRGDFQNARQLMRALDRRLEKRASRAPQSTDPGEVFQDNRKARAQRAAILGKILIPLEADYTIRLRRAPDARDACAHAYGPPVDQPTDESSVSVGEETLVSLPEHLGVISAYEWHRKGIKIGALGARIHPAHGVFAPTRDEYIDLVADAPWPQGIDHPVVWDIGTGTGVLAAVLARRGAREVVATDISPRAVQCAQDNVHRLGLADRVAVMQADLWPYDDADDDEAGDSGRADVVVCNPPWIPGRPTSALEQGIYDPDSDVLHRFLTGLADHLTPQGEGWLILSDLAEHLGLRTRDELLGRIDAAGLTVVGTRETTPRHSRAADSADPLHAARSKERTILWRVGAKLST from the coding sequence ATGACGACGGTCACCTGGAACGAGAGCGGCACCCAGCGCATTGGATTCTGGCGCTCCGAGAATGCCGCACCGGCGCCGAGTGGGATCGTCGTGATCACCGACGACATCTCTGCGGACAAGGCTCTCCGAATCGCCCAGAGAGGCTCAAGCCTGTTGTGGCGGGGGGATTTCCAGAACGCCCGGCAGCTCATGCGCGCTCTCGACCGTCGCCTTGAGAAGCGGGCGTCCCGGGCACCGCAGTCCACCGACCCCGGAGAGGTCTTCCAAGACAACCGGAAAGCGCGAGCCCAGCGTGCGGCGATCCTGGGCAAGATCCTCATCCCGCTCGAGGCCGACTACACGATCAGGCTGCGCCGAGCGCCCGACGCGCGCGACGCTTGCGCACACGCCTACGGGCCGCCGGTCGACCAGCCCACCGACGAGTCGAGCGTTTCCGTCGGCGAGGAGACTCTCGTCTCGCTGCCCGAGCACCTCGGCGTGATCAGCGCCTACGAATGGCACCGCAAGGGGATCAAGATCGGCGCCCTGGGGGCCCGGATCCATCCCGCCCACGGCGTCTTTGCCCCCACCCGCGACGAGTACATCGACCTGGTCGCCGACGCCCCCTGGCCGCAGGGCATCGACCACCCCGTCGTGTGGGACATCGGCACCGGGACCGGAGTGCTCGCGGCTGTCCTGGCCCGGCGCGGGGCCCGGGAGGTGGTCGCGACCGACATCAGTCCCCGCGCCGTGCAGTGCGCCCAGGACAACGTGCATCGGCTGGGCCTGGCGGACCGCGTTGCGGTGATGCAGGCCGACCTGTGGCCCTATGACGACGCCGACGACGACGAGGCAGGCGACTCCGGGCGGGCCGACGTGGTGGTGTGCAATCCGCCATGGATTCCCGGACGGCCGACCTCGGCCCTGGAGCAGGGGATCTACGACCCGGACTCCGACGTGCTGCACCGCTTCCTCACCGGGCTCGCCGATCACCTCACGCCGCAGGGCGAAGGATGGCTGATCCTGTCCGACCTCGCCGAACACCTGGGACTGCGCACCCGCGATGAGCTGCTCGGCCGAATCGACGCGGCCGGACTGACCGTGGTCGGGACCCGCGAGACCACGCCACGCCATTCCCGCGCCGCAGACAGTGCTGATCCGCTGCACGCGGCCCGGTCGAAGGAGCGCACCATCCTGTGGCGGGTGGGGGCGAAGCTGAGCACGTAG
- a CDS encoding AAA family ATPase has protein sequence MAIHWDNLGDLAEYPDRDSLRQALEADGSGIARNNDALCCWQFQNEIAIGDIVYAKRGRREIIGRGEVTSEAQYRPNRDTYRSVRAVNWTHTGSWPHPGQAVVKTLTDVTQYREYVEEIETLITGEEELDLNAPVGEVPSYDRSKFLSEVYLTEESYDRLWSLLRRKKNIILAGPPGVGKTFAAKRLAYSVMGESDPSRVQVVQFHQSYSYEDFMMGYRPTETGGFRLAEGPFYRFCEIARNADPDQSYFFIIDEINRGNISKIFGELLMLIESDKRGSALRLLYKNEDFSVPPNLHIIGMMNTADRSLAVIDYALRRRFGFFTMKPGFKSEGFAQYQAKIDSPTLDRLVEAISALNLAIADDPALGPGFAVGHSFVSAAPEDGTEDAWLHSVVEDELIPLLDEYWFDEPARAEEWAGRLRAGIS, from the coding sequence ATGGCAATTCATTGGGACAACCTCGGCGATCTAGCTGAATATCCCGACCGCGACTCCCTCCGGCAAGCGTTGGAAGCTGATGGGAGCGGTATCGCAAGAAACAACGATGCCCTCTGCTGTTGGCAGTTCCAGAACGAGATCGCTATTGGAGACATCGTGTACGCCAAACGAGGTCGACGCGAGATAATCGGCCGAGGCGAAGTCACCTCCGAGGCCCAATACAGACCTAACCGGGACACCTACCGCTCCGTCCGAGCTGTTAACTGGACCCATACAGGATCTTGGCCCCACCCAGGGCAAGCTGTTGTTAAGACCCTGACCGATGTCACGCAGTATCGCGAGTACGTAGAAGAGATCGAAACACTCATCACTGGCGAAGAAGAACTGGATCTGAACGCACCAGTCGGCGAGGTTCCCAGCTACGACAGATCCAAATTTCTTAGCGAGGTCTACCTGACGGAGGAAAGCTACGATCGCCTTTGGTCCCTGCTGCGCCGCAAGAAGAACATCATCCTGGCCGGACCGCCCGGGGTTGGAAAGACATTTGCGGCAAAACGGCTGGCGTACTCGGTTATGGGAGAGAGTGATCCCAGCCGGGTGCAGGTCGTGCAGTTCCATCAGAGCTACTCATACGAGGACTTCATGATGGGGTACCGCCCCACCGAAACCGGAGGATTCCGACTCGCGGAAGGGCCCTTCTACAGGTTCTGCGAGATCGCCCGTAACGCCGATCCTGACCAGTCGTACTTCTTCATTATCGACGAAATCAACCGCGGGAACATCTCGAAGATCTTCGGCGAGCTGCTCATGTTGATTGAGAGCGATAAACGCGGCTCGGCGCTTCGCTTGCTCTACAAAAACGAAGACTTCTCAGTGCCGCCGAATCTGCACATTATCGGCATGATGAACACTGCCGATCGCAGTCTCGCAGTCATCGACTACGCCCTACGACGCCGGTTCGGGTTCTTCACCATGAAGCCGGGTTTCAAGTCGGAAGGGTTTGCCCAGTACCAAGCCAAGATCGACAGTCCAACACTGGACAGGCTTGTTGAGGCGATCAGCGCGCTCAATCTCGCCATTGCGGATGATCCGGCGCTGGGACCGGGGTTCGCGGTCGGACACAGCTTTGTCAGCGCGGCACCAGAAGACGGCACCGAGGACGCTTGGCTTCATTCTGTGGTGGAGGACGAACTCATCCCGCTACTCGACGAGTACTGGTTCGACGAGCCGGCCAGGGCAGAGGAATGGGCCGGAAGGTTACGAGCTGGAATTTCATGA
- the mcrC gene encoding 5-methylcytosine-specific restriction endonuclease system specificity protein McrC: MTSNFIFIRNIYVMMAYAFRAIQKAGDEHLEVEQFDKLHDLFAEILVRGVGTQVKRGLHHDYLHRREELATVRGRIDVSRSISEHSRARGRLICSYDEYDSDTPHNRALKSVIILLVRHGEIRKDRKEALRRLLPYLDAVTTISPTSIRWNTLTYHRSNASYRLLLGACELVVRGLLPTEGSGNRKLTTWLSDDAMSQLYERFLMEYFIFHHRELSPSAPHIDWDYDYSLSSGTGQLPAMKTDLRLRGGHKTLIVDAKYYSKSMHTGQWGKESVSSSNLYQILAYTKNADIEQDGSVSGLLMYARTDAPSQPDLDMTVQGSRIGARTLDLNVPWNQLRTQLDGITEWLES; encoded by the coding sequence ATGACTAGCAACTTCATCTTCATCCGCAATATCTACGTGATGATGGCGTACGCCTTCAGGGCGATCCAGAAGGCGGGAGACGAACATCTGGAAGTTGAGCAATTCGACAAGCTTCACGATCTGTTCGCAGAGATCCTGGTTCGCGGAGTTGGAACGCAGGTCAAACGTGGCCTTCACCACGATTACCTCCACCGTCGCGAGGAACTTGCGACCGTTCGAGGTCGGATTGACGTCTCGCGGAGCATCTCCGAGCATTCGAGGGCCCGAGGTCGGCTGATCTGTAGCTACGACGAGTACGACTCGGACACGCCCCATAACCGCGCTTTGAAGTCAGTGATCATTTTGTTGGTTCGCCACGGCGAGATCAGGAAGGACCGGAAGGAGGCCCTCCGCCGCCTCCTGCCCTACCTGGATGCCGTCACCACCATTTCTCCGACCTCGATCCGGTGGAACACACTCACCTATCACCGCAGTAATGCTTCGTATCGGTTGCTGCTCGGCGCGTGCGAACTGGTGGTCCGCGGCCTCCTGCCGACCGAGGGCTCCGGCAACCGAAAACTGACCACTTGGCTCTCCGACGACGCAATGAGTCAGCTATACGAGCGCTTCTTAATGGAGTACTTCATCTTTCACCACCGTGAGCTATCGCCGAGCGCGCCCCACATTGACTGGGACTACGACTACTCGCTGTCGTCGGGCACCGGACAGCTTCCGGCCATGAAGACGGATCTCCGGCTCCGGGGCGGGCACAAAACTCTGATCGTGGATGCCAAGTACTACAGCAAGTCAATGCACACAGGGCAGTGGGGAAAAGAGTCCGTCAGCTCGTCCAATCTGTACCAAATTCTGGCCTACACCAAGAATGCTGACATCGAGCAGGACGGTTCCGTCAGTGGACTCTTGATGTACGCACGCACCGATGCCCCCTCCCAACCTGACCTAGATATGACTGTCCAAGGAAGCAGGATCGGTGCGCGCACGCTCGATCTGAATGTGCCGTGGAACCAGCTGCGTACCCAGCTGGACGGCATCACTGAGTGGCTGGAAAGCTGA
- a CDS encoding GIY-YIG nuclease family protein produces the protein MASMNNSLIPNWVPDPAIAAWADQQGFGPATAMSDKSLRALSKQHGGKLVGLYMWEGEAHEVYVGISSTTVVTRLRQHVKNYDHANIQSFRYMPESANTETLRAAERELIYDLCRNEFTCFNREHSAVIYGTSVLDELVSVEEQKSWFTSPAEANLADLRAGGVDQSVLGGQSAVVRSEARFEKLSSHPEYELILEAIATYLRGCVLYPRRSQGQFWSLSCLPTLRMVGGGKRLVTLNMGMLEVFYISELPDGRLVLGVATDSTMLPARMTWWALKHRGASMAGHVHKSAGPNAEYLIFKSPAAFVKAMKKSDKIRSAAARYALARARKGRVSGRYADAHNVLLAEAALERAVGLGLPTVGVGDALRSADE, from the coding sequence ATGGCTTCGATGAACAATTCGCTTATTCCAAACTGGGTTCCGGACCCCGCTATCGCGGCGTGGGCAGATCAGCAGGGCTTCGGGCCGGCGACCGCGATGTCTGACAAGTCGCTTCGAGCGTTGTCCAAACAGCATGGCGGCAAACTGGTGGGGCTGTACATGTGGGAGGGGGAAGCCCACGAGGTTTACGTGGGAATTTCCAGCACGACGGTGGTGACGAGATTGCGGCAGCATGTCAAGAACTATGACCACGCGAACATTCAGTCTTTCCGGTACATGCCGGAATCCGCGAACACGGAAACCCTGAGAGCGGCAGAGCGAGAGCTGATTTACGACCTCTGCAGGAACGAGTTCACGTGCTTCAACCGGGAGCACAGCGCTGTGATCTACGGGACCTCCGTGTTGGACGAGCTCGTCTCGGTGGAGGAGCAGAAGTCGTGGTTCACCAGTCCTGCAGAAGCCAATCTCGCCGATCTCCGGGCTGGGGGTGTCGACCAGTCGGTGCTCGGCGGGCAGTCGGCGGTGGTGCGCTCGGAGGCCAGGTTCGAGAAACTCTCCTCCCATCCCGAGTACGAGTTGATCTTGGAGGCGATCGCGACTTATCTGCGCGGGTGTGTGCTCTATCCGAGACGCTCGCAGGGGCAGTTCTGGTCACTGTCGTGTCTGCCCACCTTGAGGATGGTCGGCGGTGGAAAACGCCTGGTGACGCTCAATATGGGGATGCTCGAGGTCTTCTACATCAGCGAGCTGCCCGATGGGAGGCTGGTGCTAGGTGTGGCGACGGACAGCACCATGCTTCCAGCCCGCATGACCTGGTGGGCACTGAAGCATCGCGGCGCGTCGATGGCTGGACACGTCCACAAGTCCGCGGGGCCTAATGCTGAGTATCTCATCTTCAAATCTCCAGCCGCGTTCGTGAAGGCGATGAAGAAGTCGGACAAGATTCGCTCTGCAGCAGCTAGGTACGCCCTGGCCAGGGCACGTAAAGGCCGTGTCTCGGGGCGGTACGCTGACGCACACAATGTGTTGTTGGCTGAAGCGGCGCTCGAACGGGCGGTCGGTTTAGGCCTTCCGACTGTCGGTGTGGGCGACGCCCTCCGATCGGCTGATGAATAG
- a CDS encoding ATP-binding protein gives MSSIDSETKRKLREMGAQSLLEALEALEAQHDDHVVGMSFGERLQLVVDHAHESLNHSKIDELIRRANLRYPAADLRRVDLAEERGLDRAALAQLATCSFIQRQQNVVFQGFTQ, from the coding sequence ATGAGCAGCATCGATAGCGAGACCAAGCGCAAGCTCCGCGAGATGGGCGCCCAGTCACTGCTCGAGGCGCTCGAAGCGCTCGAAGCGCAACACGACGACCACGTGGTCGGCATGAGCTTCGGCGAGCGCCTTCAGCTGGTCGTCGACCACGCCCACGAGAGCCTCAACCACTCCAAGATCGACGAACTCATCCGCCGGGCCAACCTGCGCTACCCGGCAGCCGATCTGCGGCGCGTGGACCTGGCCGAGGAACGCGGCCTGGACCGGGCCGCACTCGCGCAGCTCGCCACCTGCTCGTTCATCCAGAGACAGCAGAACGTCGTCTTTCAAGGCTTCACCCAATAA
- a CDS encoding ATP-binding protein: MTDRHLTDADMALFTQLRMTAFGETVIDLANDPACDEWTFSEKIFHALDKEITARQERRIQKLLKASRSPNPDACVEEIRYLPDRNVNRELIARLSSCQWIDSTRNLVILGQSSVGKTYLAQALLNAACRKYYTARFFRLDDLANRLAVLEATSQRRLDFLTDLHNCDLLVLDDFLTTPVAPQTAAELLNIMAAREGRGSTLVTSQFDPPDWYKSLQDAVIAESILNRIVAGAEIIGLDGPNMRRHLATATP; the protein is encoded by the coding sequence ATGACTGATCGGCACCTCACCGACGCTGACATGGCGCTATTCACCCAGCTGCGGATGACCGCGTTCGGCGAAACCGTGATCGACCTGGCCAACGATCCCGCCTGCGACGAGTGGACGTTCTCCGAGAAGATCTTCCACGCCCTGGATAAAGAGATCACGGCCAGGCAGGAACGCCGAATCCAGAAACTACTCAAGGCCTCCAGATCGCCAAACCCTGACGCCTGCGTAGAAGAGATCCGCTACCTGCCTGACCGCAACGTCAACCGCGAGCTAATCGCACGTCTGTCCAGCTGTCAATGGATCGACTCGACTCGCAACCTGGTCATCCTCGGCCAGTCCAGCGTGGGCAAGACCTACCTCGCCCAAGCGTTGCTCAACGCCGCGTGCCGCAAGTACTACACGGCGAGGTTCTTCCGACTCGACGATCTGGCCAACCGGCTCGCCGTGCTGGAAGCGACCTCGCAGCGGCGACTGGACTTCCTCACGGACCTGCACAACTGCGACCTGCTGGTCCTGGACGATTTCCTCACCACCCCGGTGGCCCCGCAGACCGCGGCCGAGCTGCTGAACATCATGGCCGCCCGCGAAGGGCGCGGATCGACTTTGGTGACCTCTCAGTTCGATCCGCCCGACTGGTACAAGTCGCTCCAAGACGCGGTCATTGCTGAATCGATCCTCAACCGGATCGTCGCCGGCGCCGAGATCATCGGACTCGACGGACCCAACATGAGACGACACCTCGCCACGGCGACGCCGTAG